The Variovorax sp. PMC12 genome segment CGATGGCCGCGGCCTCGATCAGCGACTTAGGGATCGATTGCAGGCCCGCCAGGAAGAACAGGAAGTTGTACGAGATCTGCTTCCAGACCGCCGCCATCACGACCAGCGCCATCGCGTCGCCGCCGTTGAGCAGGTGGTTCCAGCTGAAGCCCATCTTCTTGAGCCAGTACGCGACGATGCCGATCGACGACGAGAACATGAACGACCAGAGCAGCCCGGTGACCACCGGCGCCACCGCGTACGGCAGGATCAGCACGCTGCGGTAGAAGCGCGAGCCGCGCACCACGCGGTCGGCAAAGACGGCCAGCACCAGCGCGATGGACAGGCCGAGCACCGTCACCAGCGTCGAGAAGATCAGCGTGGTCTGGAACGACGCCATGTAGGTGCTGTCGTTCCACAGCGCCACGAAATTGTCGAATCCGACCCATGTGACCGAATTGCCGAAGGCATCCTGCTGCTGCAGCGACTGCACCAGCGCCTGGCCGGCGGGCCAGAAAAAGAAGACGCCGACGATGATCAGCTGCGGGGCGAGCAAAGCCCAGGGCAGCCAGCTCGAGCGGAAGAGGACGCGTTTTTCCATGGGAGAGGGCGTTCAGGTCACAGACACACTAAATAAGCAAACAGCCAGCACTGCACGGGGGCAGGCTGGCTTGCGATGTTAAAACGAACCGAAACGAACATTCGTTCGCGCCGATTCGCCGGGTGCAGAGCTTACTTGTTTGCGGCCTGGAATTTCACCAAAAGTTCGTTTCCGCGCTTGACGGCGCTGTCCAGGGCTTCCTTCGGCGTCTTTTTACCGGTCCAGATCAGCTCGGTTTCCTCGTCTTCGATGGCGCGGATCTGGGGCAGGTTGCCCAGGCGCACGCCACGCGACTTGTCGGTCGTCTTCTTGATCATCTGGTTCACGGCCACGTCGGTGCCCGGGTTTTCCTTGTAGAAGCCGGTCTTCTCGGTCAGCTCATAGGAAGCCATGGTGATCGGCAGGTAGCCGGTGCGCATGTGGCTCTCGGACTGGACCTTGGGGCTCGACAGGAAGGTGAAGAACGCGGCCACGCCCTTGTAGTTGGCGGCCGGCTTGCCCGACATCACCCACAGGCTGGCACCACCGACGATGGTGTTCTGGGGCGCGCCCTGCACGTCCGGGTAGTACGGCAGCGCCGACTCGGCGAACTTGAACTTGGCGTCGCGCTTCACGCTGGCGTAGCTGCCCGACGAGCCGATGAACATGGCGCATTCACCCGAGGTGAACGAGGTGATGGGCTTGCTGGCGCGGCCCTTGTAGACGAACAGGCCCTGCTTGGCCATGTTGGACAGGTTCTCGAAGTGGCGAACGTGCAGCGGCGAGTTGAATTCCAGGCGCGCGTCGAGGCCGCCGAAGCCGTTGTTCTTGGTGGCGTACGAGGTGTTGTGCCAGGCCGAGAAGCTCTCGAGCTGGGCCCAGCTCATCCAAGAGGTGGTGAACGGGCACTGGTTGCCGCTGGCCTTGAGCTTGGCGGCGGCCGCAACGACCTCAGGCCAGGTGGCGGGGGCCTTTTCAGGGTCCAGGCCGGCGGTCTTGAAGGCGTCCTTGTTGTAATAGAACACCGTCGTCGAGCTGTTGAACGGGAACGACAGCATCTGGCCGTTGGGGGCCGTGTAGTAGCCGGCCACGGCGGGGATGTAGGCCTTGGGGTCGAACTTCTGGCCGCCTTCCTTCATGACGTCGGCCACGGGCTTGATGGCGCCCTTGGAGTACATCATGGTGGCGGTGCCCACTTCGAACACCTGGAGGATGTCGGGCGCGTTGCCCGAGCGGAAGGCGGCGATGCCGGCGGCCATGGACTGGTCGTATTCGCCCTTGTAGGTGGGAACGACCTTGTAGTCCTTCTGGCTCTCGTTGAACTGCTTGGCCAGGTCGTTGACCCAGTCGTTCAGGGCGCCATCCATCGAATGCCACCACTGGATTTCAGTCTGGGCCTGGGCGAGAACTGGCATCACCAGCGAGGTGGCCAGCGCCGAAGCGATGGCGAGCGTCTTGAAGCGCATGAAGAAAACTCCTGAGGGTTTGAGAAACCCGCGATATTAGGTTACGAATATGAACGTTTCGCGGCGATTGTTTTCGCATGAACGCGATTTCACTCAAACCGGGGAAACCCTTTTGACCATCCGCGCTCCTGTTTGGTGCATCGGCTTGCTGCGCTGCACCATGCTAGCCTTCGGGAATGAGCAAAACCTCTCTCGACAAAAGCAAGATCAAGTTCCTTCTTCTTGAGGGCATTCATCCTTCGGCCATCGAGGTGATCCGCGAGGCCGGCTACAGTCAGATCGAGACCCTGCCCAAGGCCCTGCAGGGCGAAGAGCTCAAGGCCAAGCTGGCCGACGTGCACTTCCTGGGCATCCGGTCGCAAAGCCAGCTCACGGCCGACGTGCTGTCGGCCGCGCCTAAGCTGGTGGCGGTGGGCTGCTTCTGCATCGGCACCAACCAGGTCGACCTGGACGCCGCCCGCGAGCGCGGCGTGGCGGTTTTCAACGCTCCCTACTCCAACACCCGCTCGGTGGCCGAACTGGTGCTGGCCGAGGCCATCCTGCTGCTGCGCGGCATCCCGGAGAAAAACGCCCTGGCGCACCGCGGCGGCTGGCTCAAGTCGGCCGTCAATTCGCACGAAATCCGCGGCAAGACGCTGGGCATCGTGGGCTACGGCTCCATCGGCACCCAGCTTTCCGTGCTGGCCGAAGCGCTGGGCATGCATGTGGCCTTCTACGACGTGGTCAGCAAGCTGCCGCTGGGCAATGCCCGCCAGGTGCCCAAGCTGCACGACCTGCTGGCCCAGAGCGACATCGTGACCATGCACGTGCCCGAGCTGCCGTCCACCAAGTGGATGATCGGCGAGGCCGAAATCGCCGCCATGAAGCCGGGCGGCATCCTGATCAACGCCGCGCGCGGCACCGTCGTCGAGATCGACGCCCTGGCCGCCGCCATCAAGGCCAGGAAGCTCTGGGGCGCCGCCATCGACGTGTTCCCGGTCGAGCCGGGCAGCAACAAGGACGAGTTCGTGTCCCCGCTGCGCGGCCTGGACAACGTGATCCTGACCCCGCACATCGGCGGCTCGACCATGGAGGCGCAGGCCAACATCGGCGGGGAAGTGGCGGAGAAGCTGGTCAAGTACAGCGACAACGGCACCTCGATCTCGTCGGTCAACTTCCCCGAGGTGGCGCTGCCCGCGCACCCCGGCAAGCACCGCCTGCTGCACATCCACCGGAACGTGCCGGGCGTGCTGTCGGAGATCAACAAGATCTTCTCGGACAACAACATCAACATCGCCTCGCAGTACCTGCAGACCAACGAGAAGGTCGGCTACGTGGTGATGGACATCGACGCCGCCTCGTCCGACCTGGCGCTGGAGAAGCTGGCCAAGGTGAACGGCACCATCCGCAGCCGCGTGCTGTTCTGAGCTTTTCCGGGGTGCCGGGACGCGGCACCGCCGCGCTTAGCACAAGGGCGTAGCGGGCGCCACGAGGCAAGACCCCAGTCGCTGCCCTAAAATCTCCGGCCCGGCTGAGTGGGCGCGCAGCGCCTGGCCGAGGCGCCACCCCGATGAATGCTCCGACCGCGTTGAATACGCTGTTGTCACAGGCCGCAGAGCCTGTGCGACTGCGCGAGATCCCGTACAACTACACCAGTTTCTCCGACCGCGAGATCGTGATTCGCCTGCTGGGCGAACGCGGCTGGGACCTGCTCCAGAACCTGCGCGCCGAGCGCCGCACCGGCCGATCGGCGCGCATGCTCTACGAGGTGCTGGGCGACATCTGGGTCGTGCAGCGCAACCCCTATCTCGTCGACGACCTGCTCGACAACCCGCGCCGGCGCGGCCAACTGGTCGATGCCCTCAGGCACCGCCTGGCCGAAGTGCAGAAGCGACGCACCCCCGACAGCGACCTGCCGCGCGACCAGCTCGTGGGCGAGCTCACCGGCCTGGTGGGCGACGCCGTGGCTGCCTTCGACACCAAGTTCCGCGACGTCGCCGCCCTGCGCCGCAAGGCCACGCGCGTGCTGCGCCGGCTCACGGCCAAGGACAACATCAAGTTCGACGGGCTGTCGCGCGTGTCGCATGTGACGGACGCCACCGACTGGCGCGTGGAGTACCCCTTCGTGGTGCTGTGCCCCGACACCGAGGCCGAGATGGCGCTGCTGGTCAAGGGCTGCATCGAGCTGGGCCTGACCATCATTCCGCGCGGGGGCGGCACCGGCTACACCGGCGGCGCCATTCCGCTGACCTGGAAGAGCGTGGTCATCAACACCGAGAAGCTCGAGGCGATGACCGAGGTCGAGCATGTCTCGCTGCCCGGCCTGGATGCGTCCGTGCCGACCATCTGGACCGAGGCCGGCGTGGTCACGCAGCGCGTGGCCGACGCGGCCGAGCGCGCGGGCTTCGTGTTCGCGGTCGACCCGACCTCTGCCGAAGCCTCCTGCGTGGGCGGCAACGTGGCCATGAACGCGGGCGGCAAGAAGGCCGTGCTCTGGGGTACGGCGCTCGACAACCTCGCCTCGTGGCGCATGGTCACGCCGCAGGCCGAATGGCTCGAAGTCACGCGCTTCGGCCACAACCTCGGCAAGATCCACGACGCCGAGAGCGCCGTGTTCGAGCTGCAGTACTACGCGGCCGACGGCAAGACCAAGCTGCGCACCGAGCGCCTGGACATCCCGGGCCGCACCTTCCGCAAGGAAGGCCTCGGCAAGGACGTGACCGACAAGTTCCTGTCGGGCCTGCCGGGCATCCAGAAAGAGGGCTGCGACGGCCTCATCACCAGCTGCCGCTGGGTGGTGCACCGCATGCCGGCGCACACCCGCACCGTCTGCCTGGAGTTCTTCGGCAACGCCAAGGACGCGGTGCCCAGCATCGTCGAGATCAAGGACTTCATGTTCGCCGAGCAGAAGCGCTCCGGCGTGCTGCTGGCCGGCCTGGAGCACCTGGACGACCGCTACCTGAAGGCGGTGGGCTACGCCACCAAGTCGAAGAAGCACGGCGGCCTTCCCAAGATGGTGCTGTTCGGCGACATCGCCGGTGACGACGCCGATGCGGTGGCCCGCGTCACCTCGGAAGTGGTGCGCATCGCCAATTCGCGCAGCGGCGAAGGCTTCATCGCCATCAGCCCCGAGGCGCGCAAGAAGTTCTGGCTCGACCGCAAGCGCACGGCCGCCATCAGCAAGCACACCAACGCCTTCAAGATCAACGAAGACGTGGTGATCCCGCTGCCGCGCATGGCCGAGTACAGCGACGGCATCGAGCGCATCAACATCGAG includes the following:
- the ugpA gene encoding sn-glycerol-3-phosphate ABC transporter permease UgpA; the protein is MEKRVLFRSSWLPWALLAPQLIIVGVFFFWPAGQALVQSLQQQDAFGNSVTWVGFDNFVALWNDSTYMASFQTTLIFSTLVTVLGLSIALVLAVFADRVVRGSRFYRSVLILPYAVAPVVTGLLWSFMFSSSIGIVAYWLKKMGFSWNHLLNGGDAMALVVMAAVWKQISYNFLFFLAGLQSIPKSLIEAAAIDGARPMRRFWTIQFPLLTPTTFFLLVINMVYAFFDTFAIIDATTQGGPGKDTATLVYRVYFDGFRGMDFGGAAAQSVVLMAIVICLTVLQFRYVEKKVQY
- the ugpB gene encoding sn-glycerol-3-phosphate ABC transporter substrate-binding protein UgpB, producing MRFKTLAIASALATSLVMPVLAQAQTEIQWWHSMDGALNDWVNDLAKQFNESQKDYKVVPTYKGEYDQSMAAGIAAFRSGNAPDILQVFEVGTATMMYSKGAIKPVADVMKEGGQKFDPKAYIPAVAGYYTAPNGQMLSFPFNSSTTVFYYNKDAFKTAGLDPEKAPATWPEVVAAAAKLKASGNQCPFTTSWMSWAQLESFSAWHNTSYATKNNGFGGLDARLEFNSPLHVRHFENLSNMAKQGLFVYKGRASKPITSFTSGECAMFIGSSGSYASVKRDAKFKFAESALPYYPDVQGAPQNTIVGGASLWVMSGKPAANYKGVAAFFTFLSSPKVQSESHMRTGYLPITMASYELTEKTGFYKENPGTDVAVNQMIKKTTDKSRGVRLGNLPQIRAIEDEETELIWTGKKTPKEALDSAVKRGNELLVKFQAANK
- the serA gene encoding phosphoglycerate dehydrogenase; this encodes MSKTSLDKSKIKFLLLEGIHPSAIEVIREAGYSQIETLPKALQGEELKAKLADVHFLGIRSQSQLTADVLSAAPKLVAVGCFCIGTNQVDLDAARERGVAVFNAPYSNTRSVAELVLAEAILLLRGIPEKNALAHRGGWLKSAVNSHEIRGKTLGIVGYGSIGTQLSVLAEALGMHVAFYDVVSKLPLGNARQVPKLHDLLAQSDIVTMHVPELPSTKWMIGEAEIAAMKPGGILINAARGTVVEIDALAAAIKARKLWGAAIDVFPVEPGSNKDEFVSPLRGLDNVILTPHIGGSTMEAQANIGGEVAEKLVKYSDNGTSISSVNFPEVALPAHPGKHRLLHIHRNVPGVLSEINKIFSDNNINIASQYLQTNEKVGYVVMDIDAASSDLALEKLAKVNGTIRSRVLF